In Populus alba chromosome 4, ASM523922v2, whole genome shotgun sequence, the genomic window GGAAAGTAGCAGCAATATATTTGTTGAACAAGGATATTTCTTGACTTGAGATTGAACAATATATATTCCAATAGCATAAATTGTCTTACATATGAGAGCacccttcttttcttctctcccttTGCTTcatttatttctcctttttctttttccgaGCTCTTTCTCATAGTGTTCTTGTCTCCACCTAGACAAGCACGTACACCAAGAACTCTGCAGTGAGAACAAAATGTTTCAGTGTGTGTGATTTATAAAACCCTCAAACCCTCTCGATGACTTCTCTCGGAAAATTTAAGAAGAAGATAGAAGAAGGAATCCATAACTTTTATCTTCTAGAATTGTTTGTCACCTGACTCCTTGGATGTTTGTTCAGAGGCAAAGTTGCTGATTGATTGAGATGGTAGGCCCCCCCAAGATTAAATATCTATGCTTTTAACCTAATTTTTGTCTTCTATACAGGTCCCGAAAAGAGGCCCCAGCCCCCCCCTTTACTTTCTTACATTCTAGGATCCGGTTGTTGCGCTCAATAGTAATTTACACAAAATATCATCCAACAATAATTCAACCATCATCTTCTTTCTCACTTCCATagtcatcgtcatcgtcatcgtGTTACCACCAACTCTTCCATTACCACATCACCTTATTACCACCATTGTATCATCCCTGTCTTTGCCTTTACCATTAccacaatcattttttttttaatcgtcgTCACCACCACATTATCACCATAATCACCTCACCATCATTCTTTTCACTACCATCATCACATCATAATCACcacctccttctccttctccttcttcttcaccaccaccatcattacCTTCTCCTCCATAACATCCATGTTACTATCATCTCCCTCATCTTGCTactataactattaaaaaaaatatttttcaaatcaaatattaaaaaatattttatgtaaaacaAGATCTAGGATAGGCGGCCAACTTCTTAAAGAGAGTGATGTGCATGGACCAGGTGAGTAGGGATGCAACTTCATGGACTACTCGTCGGGCCTGATAGGTTGTGGTATCACACCCTTCTCAAAGGAACTGTACGTGCATGACACTCGCGTCACACGGCTTTGTCCTGGAATCAGGACCTCCCCTTTTCTTTGACCAAGGGGTCCTCGAACCAACatttaaacatataattttatgtCATTTATGAGGTTAAATTTGAATacttactaaaataaaataaaaaacctcctATTTTCCAACTGGTAAATATGATTCCTTTAGTGCATAGATTTGATATTTGGATCGGTCTAGAGGGTTAATTTAGGACCCGGCCGACCAGGGTCTCGAACTTGTCTGGATCTAAGTAAAAATCTGCTGAGAAGTTGGCCCGGTAAAACTCAATTGGCCTGACGGATTGATTTGGATAAACCCGGCTGAGACTGGTTGGCCGTCAGATGTGGTTGAGCTAGATGTGCCATCAATAACAAAGGAAGTGGCTGACGAAGCTCCTCTTTATAGACACACGTGGAATTCGTCCCTTTTAGCCCCTCAACCTAATGAATCTATTTGGTACGCTGAAGCTTCTCCTTCCCTTGAACTTCAGTAAATGagagataaaaagaataagCTTTGAACTTTATTTGAAATTTGCAAGTTcttaaatcagtttttttttgttgatttgaatTAACCCATTTAACCAATAACTCGTTTATTAAACCGGGTCGACAACCAGGTCGGATTTCAAAAACTATGCTCGAATGTGCTCTTCTATTATTAGTattgtattgaaaaaataaagaaaaagaaatctaaaaaaatcttctCAATTCCTTTTATCTTTACTgtttaacatatttttcaaagGTGGTGGAGAGAAACAGAGTAATTGGAAGGATTTTAcggttttttccccttcaaatACCCAAATAGAGAAGTGTattcaaagaataaaaataaaatccggGTTGGAAatctggagaaaaaaaaatcagatttcttTTCTTAAGAACATCGAATTGacaatttttttctccaaattaatTACCGGAATGACCATCCCTAATGGAAACCGACCTTGGTATAAGCAAGCATTTAAAAAGTAACAAGAGTATAAAACTGGTGGGACGAAATCCGTGCCTGCCATTTTGCCATGTTCATGGGCTAGCCGGAAAGAACTCAATTATTCGATGCCATATTCCATGGCTAAAACTAATTGGAGCTCGAAAGGCATAGTTTATACTAACTTAGCCGACGCTCCTAGGCCTGACCAAAATAAATATCTTCCGGGGCAAGATTTACCTgcaagttaatttttctttttttaattaaaattttagtgcGAGCGTGTATGGTAACGCGGTGAAAGGTATATTTTAAAAGTCCCGAACATGCCGACAATTGTGAAGTACATTGAAAGCTTCATAAAATATCAGAAACTAACGCAGCACTTGATCAGATAAAGTACACACgtatttttagatcaaaaccagtgaattaagatattttttatttaaaaatatattaaaataatattttttatttttttaaaaattatttttaatattagtatattaaaatatatatattaaaatatatttttttaaaaataaaaaacaaataaaaaaacacaaaccatgTAAACTCAGCCATAAATCCTTGTAAATGACTTGTGATtgtaatctttctttttttttaaagggtatTTTAGAATGAGGTAgctgttatttttaaagtgtttttttacttaaaaatatattaaaataatatattttttaaaaaattatttttaatatcaacatttcattacaatttaaaaaatataaaaaattaattttaaataaaaaaaatttaaaatttgccTAACCTCCATTtgaggggtttaattgcatggATCATGTGGATAGAGCAGGCTGTGAGCTTGAAACCACAAATCAAAGTGAAATCTAGCTTTCAATAAGATCTTATATGCATGCAATATTATAACTCAAAATGCCTTTAATattatatgcatgcatcttccatgacataaaattatattataggaAGGAACACTTTCCCCCCCCTAATAGGGAGGATATTTtcgacttattttttttatataacaagaTAAATTCTTTCGCATCCGAATCTTGCATGAGCTATCGTTATAATTGCTATGTttgcaaataatattttgttcagAATATCTTTAAATTTGGACCCAAAATAATAATGCAGAGGATAAATAGCTAAATTGCTAAACCTGGGCAGATACAAAATATGAACATAGGTGAGATAATTtcaaataagatatttattaaatgtttttttttaactttatttattattaatatttttttatataatttatcagGTTTATTAAACCTAATCAAATCAATGATACAAatctcaatcttttttatttctttaaaaaaactagcactaactaaataattttttattaaaaaataacaaggctCATGATATAACGCgaactatttatttaatatatcattatctaatatttatgattattgttgtcttcttttaatttgtaataataaaaataggtgCGGTGGTCTTAAATAAacatttgtatttaattaaaatgatgttaatataatttatgtttttaaaaatattttttattttaaaaaatattaaaaactatttttcaatttttttattgttttaaaataataatataaaacataaaaaatttattttaatatatctgaaaagatattttaaaccCAAGCGCTGCCACTCTGGCACCTAATCAACAATTGGCACGAATTTGCATCGCATTGAAGACATGAAATTCAGTAGCTTGAGTTGGTACAAATCCTCTAAGATTCAAGCACTTGTCCAGCAGAGTATCAATTCATCATCATCCAAAGAACTGACAAGTGACATGAAACGGTACTCACACGGCCAGCTAAAGCCACGAATCTCTAAAGGTTCCTCGAAACTCCCGGCCGACACGGCTTCTATTTCCTTCAATCTGAAGATTACAGAACCCTTAAATCCCCCCTGAGATCTCTCACAGCCCGTCTACACTAAAACATCAAACCTAAAAAGAAACAAGCTTTCTTACCAAAATGTCATCTCCAAAACGTAACTCTCTTTACCCACAAGTTATTCTCTCAAACCCAGAAGCCATTTCTGCCACTACTTCTTCTACTCCATCCTCTTTGTATCCTACTATTGGCATGAAAGACTTGGCAGAGAATCTCTTCCCTGAAGACGACAACAACAACGACTTGGGTTCGCCGCTGGGCTCAAACTCTGAACCCCGTGAAGAAGTCCTGATCAAGATTTCAGGATCAATAGTTCATTTGATTGAGAAAGATCATAGCGTGGAACTGGCTTGTGGGGATTTCTTTATAGTGAGTCTTAAACAAGGTGACACTATTGTTGCTGTTTTTGCTCGTGTAGGTGATGATATTCAGTGGCCTCTGGCTAATGATGAGGCAGCAGTAAAGCTTGATGGATCACATTACTTTTTCACTCTTTGGGTGCCTGGAAATGGATCAGATAGGGGTGAGTTAAATAAGGGAGAAGTTGAGTTGTTGAATTATGGGGTTACTTTTGCTTCGAAAGGACAAGAGGGTTTGTTGAAGGAGTTAGATAAGATATTGGAATGTTATAGTTCGTTTTCGGTGCAAGAAGTGAAGGAGAGTGGAGGGAAGTGGGAGGTATTTGATGGGAGCGTAGCGGAGAAGATATCACCGGATGAgttagagaagaagaaagaattgaCGGAGAAGAGTTCTGCCGCGTATTGGACAGTGTTGGCTCCTAATGTGGAGGATTATAGCTCAAGTATTGCTAGGTTGATTGCGGCCGGGTCAGGGCAGTTGATCAAGGGAATTTTCTGGTGTGGAGATGTGACTGTGGATAGGTTGAAGTGGGGTAATGAGTTCTTCAAGATAAGGATTGACAAGAGTTCGGATTCAGATATCAGTCCAGGGACTTTGAGGAGGATCAAAAGGTTTGGTTTCACCGTTGAttattggtttaattttttattattgggaTTCAATTCTATTTTGTTAACATTTAGCTatctagtttttctattttttaaagaaatttgatTGTTATGGCTGATCTCATCATTCTTTCTGTGGAAGTTGTATGGTTATAACAGAAGCAGCATGCTCTTTGATTTTTGGAGTTGCATAAATGCTTTTTGATATGCATATTGGTGCTCATCTCTGAATTTTAAagatgttaataatttttaatatgttccTTTCCCCTCTCCCCTCTTTGGTTCgtgtaaattaatattaaatagtaTGTATTGATTCATGATTTTATCGCGGGATGTTTGCAGGGTTAAGAAGTTGACGAAAATGTCAGAGGGAGTGGCTCTTGGAATTCTTACTGGGGTTGTGAAAGTCTCTGGATTCTTTACAAGTCCAATTGTGAACTCTAAAGTGGGCAAGAAATTTTTTAGCCTAATGCCAGGAGAAATTGTTCTTGCTTCCTTGGATGGATTTAGTAAGTGATTCGTTCGCAattgtttggtttgttttcccTCAATTTGTGAGGTTGTCAGAACTGCAATCCGATTCACAATACTGTTTCCTCCGCTTGCCATTTCCGTGCTTGTGCAGACAAGGTGTGTGATGCTGTTGAAGTTGCTGGAAAGAATGTCATGTCAACCTCGTCAACTGTGACAACTGGACTTGTCTCACACCGGTATATCTCAATCTAATTCTTAAAGTTGATGCTCCACTTGAATAATCGTTTATCACGATGAACTTTATCAtcactttaattgtttttttcttgtggcACTGTACTCCGATTGTTTTCATTCAAACAAGTGTAATGTTGCTGGCGAGTTGGAATTAAAATCTGTGGTGATTCTGTTCCTCTATGGTGGATTCTTCATTTTTCTATAAGGTTGTTGGTTGCTTTAGAGGCAGGTCTTGTTCCCCTGATCTGGGTATCTGGCCAGCAGTGGCAGGATAGTCTTGGATGAGATTTTAGACAGGATATATAGTCTGAATCGAATGTTTAACTTTCTATGCTTGTACATTAGTTCTCGTTTGATGCTATGATTGGATATTTCATCTACAGATATGGAGAAGAAGCAGGGAAGGCAACAAATGAAGGGTTTGATGCTGCTGGTCATGCTATTGGCACTGCCTGGGCTGTCTTCAAGATAAGAAAGGCTCTTAACCCAAAGAGTGTCTTCAAACCAACAACTATTGTAAAAGCTGCTGCACGGGCAAATTCTACTGAAATGAAGGCTAGGAATATACCAATTAAAGACTGAAGACAACTAATcgtctacttttttttttttttgaacaaggAGGAAATCCCACAAAGCTGCTTTTTAGTTTGTTGAGTTTGTAATAGCTTGTCAGGGAATGCAAATCTCTATCTGTATGTGTTTATTTCGTTTTACTTCTCTATCTGATGGATGATTTTAAGGGATCAAGTTTTGTGTATTATTCGTTTCTTTTGCCTGGATCTCAGCAGCAATGGCTTTTGTTACTTAGCACTTGCATAGAATAAGAGGTGAATTGGTGGCAGACAAAATGAAATCTCCCTCTCAAATATCTTGTAGATTGAGAAAGATACATCAGTCCTTGCTGGACTCTTGGAAGTTCAATATATGTACTTAATGACACAACTGACGAATATAGGCTGCTTACTAAATTCACTGCTTGAAATGCGTATAATCAATGCatagctctctctctctgaccTCAGTAACTAGATTTAAGTGGCTTGTAAGTTCAGAGATCCCCCACAATCCCGGCAACAGAGCCAACAGCTGCAGCTATGGTGATCATGAGGCAACTCATACTGAAAATCTGAAGCCCTAGCTACTGGCTCGTCCATCGCCCAATCTTCTTCTGAGAAATATGCATCTCGATGGGCAATGGACCTGCTATGCAAGTGCACCACGGAAAGATCTGCCTCTAAAGCATGAATCTATGACTTGTAAGGTCATTACTGCTTGAAATATCAAACCTGATAGGCA contains:
- the LOC118040463 gene encoding protein EARLY-RESPONSIVE TO DEHYDRATION 7, chloroplastic gives rise to the protein MSSPKRNSLYPQVILSNPEAISATTSSTPSSLYPTIGMKDLAENLFPEDDNNNDLGSPLGSNSEPREEVLIKISGSIVHLIEKDHSVELACGDFFIVSLKQGDTIVAVFARVGDDIQWPLANDEAAVKLDGSHYFFTLWVPGNGSDRGELNKGEVELLNYGVTFASKGQEGLLKELDKILECYSSFSVQEVKESGGKWEVFDGSVAEKISPDELEKKKELTEKSSAAYWTVLAPNVEDYSSSIARLIAAGSGQLIKGIFWCGDVTVDRLKWGNEFFKIRIDKSSDSDISPGTLRRIKRVKKLTKMSEGVALGILTGVVKVSGFFTSPIVNSKVGKKFFSLMPGEIVLASLDGFNKVCDAVEVAGKNVMSTSSTVTTGLVSHRYGEEAGKATNEGFDAAGHAIGTAWAVFKIRKALNPKSVFKPTTIVKAAARANSTEMKARNIPIKD